The following are from one region of the Syngnathus typhle isolate RoL2023-S1 ecotype Sweden linkage group LG22, RoL_Styp_1.0, whole genome shotgun sequence genome:
- the blk gene encoding tyrosine-protein kinase Blk isoform X1 yields the protein MGCASSDQAADDNSEPPTKIISLASNHTIWDGSTCCDNDDVVFVAQHDFKASNGSELSFGKGDRFKVLGENGDWWLVRSLATGRQGFIPSNYVARADTLQVEKWFFKDLSRRETERLLLAPGNKPGAFLIRESETCPPGSFSLSVRDFTAESADVVKHYKIRSLDRGGYYISPSSTFPSLQELVKHYTSEPSRAAPDATAVLSVTPRVPSGSADGLCQRLYAPCKKKPPQRPWAPDQWEIPRHTLKLVKKLGAGQFGEVWMGYYKDTLKVAVKTLKEGTMEPGAFLQEANLMKQLQHERLVRLHAVVTREPILIITEFMSNGCLLDFLKTDEGKRLGLNKLIDMSAQIAEGMAYIESKNSIHRDLRAANILVNETLHCKIADFGLARLVESVYTAREGAKFPIKWTAPEAVNYGTFSIKSDVWSFGILLTEMVTYGRIPYPGMTNPEVVRKLDFSFRMPRPEGCPQELYHIMMACWKERPEERPTFEFLQNVLEDFFVATEGQYEMQT from the exons ATGGGCTGCGCGAGCAGTGACCAAGCGGCGGACGACAACTCGGAGCCGCCGACCAAGATCATCTCCCTGGCGTCAAATCACACG ATTTGGGACGGAAGCACTTGCTGCGACAACG ACGACGTGGTGTTTGTGGCTCAGCATGACTTCAAAGCCAGCAACGGCAGCGAGCTCTCTTTCGGGAAGGGAGACCGATTCAAGGTTCTGGGAGA AAACGGCGACTGGTGGCTGGTGCGCTCGCTGGCGACGGGACGCCAAGGCTTCATCCCCTCCAACTACGTGGCCCGGGCGGACACCCTCCAGGTGGAGAA GTGGTTCTTCAAGGATCTGAGCCGGAGAGAGACGGAGCGCTTGCTCCTGGCGCCTGGGAACAAACCCGGGGCCTTCCTCATCCGGGAGAGCGAGACTTGCCCGCCGG GTTCTTTCTCGCTGTCCGTTCGAGATTTCACAGCGGAAAGCGCCGACGTGGTGAAACACTACAAGATCCGCTCTCTGGACAGAGGAGGCTACTACATCTCCCCATCCAGCACCTTCCCGTCCCTGCAGGAGCTGGTCAAGCACTACACGagtgagccgagccgagccgctcCAGACGCAACTGCGGTGCTCTCCGTGACCCCGCGTGTCCCGTCAGGTTCCGCCGACGGTCTGTGCCAGCGTCTGTACGCCCCCTGCAAGAAGAAGCCGCCCCAGCGCCCGTGGGCGCCCGACCAATGGGAGATTCCTCGCCACACGCTCAAACTGGTCAAGAAGCTCGGCGCTGGACAATTTGGAGaagtgtggatgg GTTACTACAAGGACACGCTGAAGGTGGCCGTCAAGACCTTGAAGGAGGGCACCATGGAGCCCGGCGCCTTCCTGCAGGAAGCCAACCTGATGAAGCAGCTGCAGCACGAGCGGCTGGTGCGGCTCCACGCCGTGGTCACGCGGGAGCCCATCCTCATCATCACTGAGTTCATGAGCAACG GATGTCTGCTGGACTTTTTGAAGACGGATGAAGGGAAAAGGCTCGGGCTCAACAAGCTGATTGACATGTCAGCACAG ATAGCCGAGGGCATGGCCTACATCGAGAGCAAGAACTCCATCCATCGGGACCTGCGGGCCGCCAACATCCTGGTCAACGAGACCTTGCACTGCAAGATCGCCGACTTTGGCCTGGCCAGGCTGGTGGAGTCCGTATACACGGCGCGGGAAG GTGCCAAGTTCCCCATCAAGTGGACAGCTCCCGAGGCCGTCAATTACGGCACCTTCAGCATCAAGTCGGACGTGTGGTCCTTTGGCATCCTCCTGACGGAAATGGTCACCTACGGAAGAATACCGTATCCAG GGATGACCAACCCGGAGGTGGTCCGCAAGCTGGACTTCTCCTTCAGGATGCCCCGCCCAGAAGGCTGCCCGCAGGAGCTCTACCACATCATGATGGCCTGCTGGAAGGAGAGGCCCGAGGAGAGGCCCACTTTTGAGTTCCTGCAAAACGTCCTCGAGGATTTCTTCGTCGCCACCGAGGGCCAATACGAGATGCAGACGTGA
- the blk gene encoding tyrosine-protein kinase Blk isoform X3 has translation MGCASSDQAADDNSEPPTKIISLASNHTIWDGSTCCDNDDVVFVAQHDFKASNGSELSFGKGDRFKVLGENGDWWLVRSLATGRQGFIPSNYVARADTLQVEKWFFKDLSRRETERLLLAPGNKPGAFLIRESETCPPGSFSLSVRDFTAESADVVKHYKIRSLDRGGYYISPSSTFPSLQELVKHYTSSADGLCQRLYAPCKKKPPQRPWAPDQWEIPRHTLKLVKKLGAGQFGEVWMGYYKDTLKVAVKTLKEGTMEPGAFLQEANLMKQLQHERLVRLHAVVTREPILIITEFMSNGCLLDFLKTDEGKRLGLNKLIDMSAQTDSRGHGLHREQELHPSGPAGRQHPGQRDLALQDRRLWPGQAGGVRIHGAGRCQVPHQVDSSRGRQLRHLQHQVGRVVLWHPPDGNGHLRKNTVSRDDQPGGGPQAGLLLQDAPPRRLPAGALPHHDGLLEGEARGEAHF, from the exons ATGGGCTGCGCGAGCAGTGACCAAGCGGCGGACGACAACTCGGAGCCGCCGACCAAGATCATCTCCCTGGCGTCAAATCACACG ATTTGGGACGGAAGCACTTGCTGCGACAACG ACGACGTGGTGTTTGTGGCTCAGCATGACTTCAAAGCCAGCAACGGCAGCGAGCTCTCTTTCGGGAAGGGAGACCGATTCAAGGTTCTGGGAGA AAACGGCGACTGGTGGCTGGTGCGCTCGCTGGCGACGGGACGCCAAGGCTTCATCCCCTCCAACTACGTGGCCCGGGCGGACACCCTCCAGGTGGAGAA GTGGTTCTTCAAGGATCTGAGCCGGAGAGAGACGGAGCGCTTGCTCCTGGCGCCTGGGAACAAACCCGGGGCCTTCCTCATCCGGGAGAGCGAGACTTGCCCGCCGG GTTCTTTCTCGCTGTCCGTTCGAGATTTCACAGCGGAAAGCGCCGACGTGGTGAAACACTACAAGATCCGCTCTCTGGACAGAGGAGGCTACTACATCTCCCCATCCAGCACCTTCCCGTCCCTGCAGGAGCTGGTCAAGCACTACACGa GTTCCGCCGACGGTCTGTGCCAGCGTCTGTACGCCCCCTGCAAGAAGAAGCCGCCCCAGCGCCCGTGGGCGCCCGACCAATGGGAGATTCCTCGCCACACGCTCAAACTGGTCAAGAAGCTCGGCGCTGGACAATTTGGAGaagtgtggatgg GTTACTACAAGGACACGCTGAAGGTGGCCGTCAAGACCTTGAAGGAGGGCACCATGGAGCCCGGCGCCTTCCTGCAGGAAGCCAACCTGATGAAGCAGCTGCAGCACGAGCGGCTGGTGCGGCTCCACGCCGTGGTCACGCGGGAGCCCATCCTCATCATCACTGAGTTCATGAGCAACG GATGTCTGCTGGACTTTTTGAAGACGGATGAAGGGAAAAGGCTCGGGCTCAACAAGCTGATTGACATGTCAGCACAG ACAGATAGCCGAGGGCATGGCCTACATCGAGAGCAAGAACTCCATCCATCGGGACCTGCGGGCCGCCAACATCCTGGTCAACGAGACCTTGCACTGCAAGATCGCCGACTTTGGCCTGGCCAGGCTGGTGGAGTCCGTATACACGGCGCGGGAAG GTGCCAAGTTCCCCATCAAGTGGACAGCTCCCGAGGCCGTCAATTACGGCACCTTCAGCATCAAGTCGGACGTGTGGTCCTTTGGCATCCTCCTGACGGAAATGGTCACCTACGGAAGAATACCGTATCCAG GGATGACCAACCCGGAGGTGGTCCGCAAGCTGGACTTCTCCTTCAGGATGCCCCGCCCAGAAGGCTGCCCGCAGGAGCTCTACCACATCATGATGGCCTGCTGGAAGGAGAGGCCCGAGGAGAGGCCCACTTTTGA
- the blk gene encoding tyrosine-protein kinase Blk isoform X2, with translation MGCASSDQAADDNSEPPTKIISLASNHTIWDGSTCCDNDDVVFVAQHDFKASNGSELSFGKGDRFKVLGENGDWWLVRSLATGRQGFIPSNYVARADTLQVEKWFFKDLSRRETERLLLAPGNKPGAFLIRESETCPPGSFSLSVRDFTAESADVVKHYKIRSLDRGGYYISPSSTFPSLQELVKHYTSSADGLCQRLYAPCKKKPPQRPWAPDQWEIPRHTLKLVKKLGAGQFGEVWMGYYKDTLKVAVKTLKEGTMEPGAFLQEANLMKQLQHERLVRLHAVVTREPILIITEFMSNGCLLDFLKTDEGKRLGLNKLIDMSAQIAEGMAYIESKNSIHRDLRAANILVNETLHCKIADFGLARLVESVYTAREGAKFPIKWTAPEAVNYGTFSIKSDVWSFGILLTEMVTYGRIPYPGMTNPEVVRKLDFSFRMPRPEGCPQELYHIMMACWKERPEERPTFEFLQNVLEDFFVATEGQYEMQT, from the exons ATGGGCTGCGCGAGCAGTGACCAAGCGGCGGACGACAACTCGGAGCCGCCGACCAAGATCATCTCCCTGGCGTCAAATCACACG ATTTGGGACGGAAGCACTTGCTGCGACAACG ACGACGTGGTGTTTGTGGCTCAGCATGACTTCAAAGCCAGCAACGGCAGCGAGCTCTCTTTCGGGAAGGGAGACCGATTCAAGGTTCTGGGAGA AAACGGCGACTGGTGGCTGGTGCGCTCGCTGGCGACGGGACGCCAAGGCTTCATCCCCTCCAACTACGTGGCCCGGGCGGACACCCTCCAGGTGGAGAA GTGGTTCTTCAAGGATCTGAGCCGGAGAGAGACGGAGCGCTTGCTCCTGGCGCCTGGGAACAAACCCGGGGCCTTCCTCATCCGGGAGAGCGAGACTTGCCCGCCGG GTTCTTTCTCGCTGTCCGTTCGAGATTTCACAGCGGAAAGCGCCGACGTGGTGAAACACTACAAGATCCGCTCTCTGGACAGAGGAGGCTACTACATCTCCCCATCCAGCACCTTCCCGTCCCTGCAGGAGCTGGTCAAGCACTACACGa GTTCCGCCGACGGTCTGTGCCAGCGTCTGTACGCCCCCTGCAAGAAGAAGCCGCCCCAGCGCCCGTGGGCGCCCGACCAATGGGAGATTCCTCGCCACACGCTCAAACTGGTCAAGAAGCTCGGCGCTGGACAATTTGGAGaagtgtggatgg GTTACTACAAGGACACGCTGAAGGTGGCCGTCAAGACCTTGAAGGAGGGCACCATGGAGCCCGGCGCCTTCCTGCAGGAAGCCAACCTGATGAAGCAGCTGCAGCACGAGCGGCTGGTGCGGCTCCACGCCGTGGTCACGCGGGAGCCCATCCTCATCATCACTGAGTTCATGAGCAACG GATGTCTGCTGGACTTTTTGAAGACGGATGAAGGGAAAAGGCTCGGGCTCAACAAGCTGATTGACATGTCAGCACAG ATAGCCGAGGGCATGGCCTACATCGAGAGCAAGAACTCCATCCATCGGGACCTGCGGGCCGCCAACATCCTGGTCAACGAGACCTTGCACTGCAAGATCGCCGACTTTGGCCTGGCCAGGCTGGTGGAGTCCGTATACACGGCGCGGGAAG GTGCCAAGTTCCCCATCAAGTGGACAGCTCCCGAGGCCGTCAATTACGGCACCTTCAGCATCAAGTCGGACGTGTGGTCCTTTGGCATCCTCCTGACGGAAATGGTCACCTACGGAAGAATACCGTATCCAG GGATGACCAACCCGGAGGTGGTCCGCAAGCTGGACTTCTCCTTCAGGATGCCCCGCCCAGAAGGCTGCCCGCAGGAGCTCTACCACATCATGATGGCCTGCTGGAAGGAGAGGCCCGAGGAGAGGCCCACTTTTGAGTTCCTGCAAAACGTCCTCGAGGATTTCTTCGTCGCCACCGAGGGCCAATACGAGATGCAGACGTGA
- the eif2b4 gene encoding translation initiation factor eIF-2B subunit delta, which produces MADNVAADESDKKTDIERSKSEGKELTKEEKQRLRKEKKQQKKNKDKKDDATKPAAALPSPNAPSSVPATDAPVTSDKPAKSKAEVKAERRPRHDSDKSSKQGKKRDGSQQQAAPASTAKPKVPPGELQPVVKRLPEHVQVDDPDVVKKLAKKLGRQQIPLRSDYGYKVSLFSHLHQYSRKAPLTQQVGIPSSVIHPAVVRLGLQYSQGIVAGSNARSVALLHAFKEVIRDYATPPNEELARDLVNKLKPYISFLNQCRPLSASMGNAIKYIKKEISNIPNHCKEDEAKSKLLNCIDCYIEEKIVLAAKAVAEIAIAKISDGDVILVYGCSSLVNHILYEAFKMGRKFRVIVVDSRPRLEGRETLRRLVQRGIRCTYVLISVVSYILPEVSKVLLGAHALLANGYMMSRVGTSQVALVAKAFNVPVLVCCETYKFCERVQTDSFVSNELDDPDNLIVTRKGKTQLAHWQEVRSLGLLNLVYDVTPPDFVDAVITELGMIPCTSVPVVLRVKSVDQ; this is translated from the exons ATGGCAGACAACGTCGCGGCAG ATGAAAGTGACAAGAAAACAGACATTGAGCGTTCAAAG AGCGAAGGCAAAGAGCTGACCAAAGAGGAGAAGCAGCGGCtgaggaaggagaagaagcagcagaagaaaaacaaagacaaaaaagatgACGCCACAAAGCCTGCTGCTGCGTTGCCTTCACCGAACG CTCCATCCTCAGTGCCAGCCACCGACGCTCCCGTCACCTCGGACAAGCCGGCCAAGAGCAAAGCGGAAGTGAAAGCCGAGCGGAGACCTCGACACGACTCCGACAAGTCCTCCAAACAGGGCAAAAAGCGCGACGGCAGCCAGCAGCAGGCCGCCCCCGCCTCCACCGCCAAACCCAAAGTGCCGCCCGGCGAGCTGCAGCCTG TGGTGAAGAGGCTGCCTGAACACGTCCAAGTCGATGACCCCGATGTTGTCAAGAAACTGGCCAAGAAGCTGGGAAGACAACAG ATCCCGCTGCGCTCGGACTACGGCTACAAGGTCAGCCTCTTTTCACACCTGCACCAGTACAGTCGCAAAGCTCCTCTCACGCAGCAAGTCGG CATCCCCTCGTCCGTCATCCATCCCGCCGTCGTTCGACTGGGCCTTCAGTATTCCCAGGGCATTGTGGCGGGATCCAACGCTCGCTCGGTGGCGCTGCTGCACGCCTTCAAGGAG GTCATAAGGGACTACGCTACTCCGCCAAATGAAGAGCTAGCCAGAGACTTAGTCAACAAATTAAAACCTTACATAAG CTTCTTGAACCAGTGTCGCCCTCTGTCGGCCAGCATGGGAAATGCAATCAAATACATCAAGAAGGAGATTTCTAACATTCCAAATCACTGCAAGGAAGatgag GCAAAGAGCAAGCTGCTGAACTGCATCGACTGCTACATCGAGGAAAAGATCGTGCTGGCGGCCAAAGCCGTGGCGGAGATCGCCATCGCAAAGATCAGCGACGGCGACGTCATCCTGGTCTACGGCTG CTCGTCGCTGGTCAACCACATCCTCTACGAAGCCTTCAAAATGGGCAGGAAGTTCCGCGTCATCGTGGTGGACAGCAGGCCGCGGCTGGAGGGCCGCGAGACCCTCAGGCGCCTGGTCCAACGGGGCATCCGCTGCACCTACGTCCTCATCTCCGTCGTCTCCTACATCCTCCCGGAG GTGTCAAAGGTCCTCCTGGGCGCCCACGCGCTGCTCGCCAACGGCTACATGATGTCTCGCGTGGGCACGTCCCAAGTTGCTCTGGTGGCCAAAGCCTTCAACGTGCCTGTGCTGGTGTGCTGCGAGACGTACAAGTTTTGCGAGAGGGTGCAGACCGACTCCTTTGTATCAAACGAACTGG acgaTCCCGACAACCTGATCGTGACGCGGAAGGGCAAGACGCAGCTGGCGCACTGGCAGGAGGTGCGCTCGCTGGGTCTTCTCAACCTGGTCTACGACGTGACGCCGCCTGACTTTGTGGACGCCGTCATCACCGAGCTGGGCATGATCCCGTGCACGTCGGTGCCCGTGGTGCTGCGCGTTAAAAGCGTCGACCAATGA
- the atraid gene encoding all-trans retinoic acid-induced differentiation factor, with amino-acid sequence MKAVHNQRLPPLFVFIICLCIYLSQQEIEPQLCKQCSGTSLNGSAVGTFCFSSNGRITGRCCLGNETSYRERIIGLDLSNCSLTDVGNLQEASTALMIDLSSNSIVNISDTAFKGFRQLSQLILPADVACPGGNSSWDKVTRENGRRLCQGQRNTCIQTGKMSVNCPEYSQCGPYGPGYFECSCADNYHGYKCLREGEFPSLQVFGPLGASTLALSLLLWLTQRRKAKSL; translated from the exons ATGAAAGCTGTGCATAACCAACGGCTGCctcctttgtttgttttcatcatttgtttgtgtatttACCTCAGCCAGCAAGAGATCGAGCCGCAG CTATGTAAACAATGTAGTGGAACGTCGCTGAATGGCTCCGCGGTGGGTACATTTTGCTTCTCGTCCAACGGTCGGATCACCGGACGTTGCTGCCTAGGAAATGAAACGAGCTACCGTGAACGCATCATCGG gCTGGATTTGTCCAATTGTTCCTTAACTGACGTGGGCAATCTTCAGGAAGCCTCAACCGCTTTAATGAT TGATCTGTCATCAAACTCCATCGTCAACATCAGTGACACAGCATTCAAAGGATTTAGACAGTTGAGTCAGTT GATTTTGCCAGCAGACGTCGCCTGTCCAGGTGGGAATTCCTCCTGGGACAAAGTAACGAGAGAAAATGGAAGGCGCCTTTGCCAAGGCCAGAGGAACACGTGCATTCAGACGGGGAAGATGT CTGTTAACTGTCCAGAGTACTCCCAGTGCGGTCCGTACGGGCCCGGTTACTTCGAGTGCAGCTGCGCCGACAACTACCACGGATACAAGTGTTTGCGAGAG GGGGAGTTCCCAAGCCTGCAGGTGTTTGGACCTCTGGGAGCTTCCACGCTTGCACTTTCCCTCCTGCTGTGGCTCACCCAGAGACGAAAGGCCAAGTCACTATAG